One Hippoglossus stenolepis isolate QCI-W04-F060 chromosome 9, HSTE1.2, whole genome shotgun sequence genomic region harbors:
- the LOC118114599 gene encoding leukocyte surface antigen CD53 isoform X2, translating to MNHSCLCGAFVVAFGEYQMMNSRFASLVTSFWPIYPANTLVVTGTIVTCVCYLGMLGSMKENRCMLISFFFLLFILLLVELAMACVFFVYSREIDSYFEKDLMQSLEIYRQSSPEGNKTIQEDFDAVQHLFRCCGVHGVSDWKGNIPISCCVKDPCSIPIQTYWQEGCLLKLTDWFARHYLNTAAGVVTMFIMQFICLCITIPVFCRFSQHGLGYQ from the exons ATGAATCACTCCTGT CTGTGCGGTGCCTTCGTGGTGGCTTTCGGAGAATACCAGATGATGAACTCCAGGTTCGCCTCCCTCGTCACCAGCTTCTGGCCCATCTACCCCGCCAACACTCTGGTGGTCACTGGCACCATcgttacgtgtgtgtgttatctaGGCATGTTGGGAAGCATGAAGGAGAACCGCTGCATGCTCATCAGT tttttcttcctgctgtttattctgctgctggtggagctggcCATGGCCTGTGTGTTCTTCGTCTATAGCAGAGAG ATTGACTCATACTTTGAGAAAGACCTGATGCAAAGCCTGGAGATCTACAGGCAGTCCAGTCCAGAGGGAAACAAGACCATTCAAGAGGATTTTGACGCTGTGCAGCACCTG TTTAGGTGCTGTGGAGTTCATGGTGTGTCTGACTGGAAGGGGAATATCCCAATCTCCTGTTGTGTCAAGGACCCCTGCAGCATCCCCATCCAAACGTACTGGCAAGAG GGTTGTCTCCTCAAATTGACGGACTGGTTTGCAAGACACTATCTGAACACAGCCGCTGGTGTTGTCACTATGTTTATCATGCAG tttatctGTCTGTGTATCACCATCCCTGTCTTTTGCCGCTTCAGTCAACATGGACTGGGTTACCAGTAA
- the LOC118114599 gene encoding leukocyte surface antigen CD53 isoform X1: protein MNHSCVNCLKTMLITLHFLCWLCGAFVVAFGEYQMMNSRFASLVTSFWPIYPANTLVVTGTIVTCVCYLGMLGSMKENRCMLISFFFLLFILLLVELAMACVFFVYSREIDSYFEKDLMQSLEIYRQSSPEGNKTIQEDFDAVQHLFRCCGVHGVSDWKGNIPISCCVKDPCSIPIQTYWQEGCLLKLTDWFARHYLNTAAGVVTMFIMQFICLCITIPVFCRFSQHGLGYQ, encoded by the exons ATGAATCACTCCTGTGTAAACTGCTTGAAAACTATGTTGATCACTCTCCACTTTCTCTGCTGG CTGTGCGGTGCCTTCGTGGTGGCTTTCGGAGAATACCAGATGATGAACTCCAGGTTCGCCTCCCTCGTCACCAGCTTCTGGCCCATCTACCCCGCCAACACTCTGGTGGTCACTGGCACCATcgttacgtgtgtgtgttatctaGGCATGTTGGGAAGCATGAAGGAGAACCGCTGCATGCTCATCAGT tttttcttcctgctgtttattctgctgctggtggagctggcCATGGCCTGTGTGTTCTTCGTCTATAGCAGAGAG ATTGACTCATACTTTGAGAAAGACCTGATGCAAAGCCTGGAGATCTACAGGCAGTCCAGTCCAGAGGGAAACAAGACCATTCAAGAGGATTTTGACGCTGTGCAGCACCTG TTTAGGTGCTGTGGAGTTCATGGTGTGTCTGACTGGAAGGGGAATATCCCAATCTCCTGTTGTGTCAAGGACCCCTGCAGCATCCCCATCCAAACGTACTGGCAAGAG GGTTGTCTCCTCAAATTGACGGACTGGTTTGCAAGACACTATCTGAACACAGCCGCTGGTGTTGTCACTATGTTTATCATGCAG tttatctGTCTGTGTATCACCATCCCTGTCTTTTGCCGCTTCAGTCAACATGGACTGGGTTACCAGTAA